DNA sequence from the Chloroflexota bacterium genome:
GGCGGTGCCGAGGCCCTTCCCCACGCGCCCCGCCCCCAATAATTCAAAGGTCTCCTCTGGGAGAGGGTCAGGGTGAGGGAATCCGGCGGCCCGCACCGCGTGCAGCGTGGGACCGCCACCCCCGCAACCGGCCGATGCATTCGATGTAGGGGCGCCCCCCGTGGGCGCCCGTTCCCCTCCGTTCGTGGTGAGCCCTTCGGCAAGCTCAGGGCAGGCTCCGTCGAACCACGTCTTTTGGATCGGGGCTAGCCGGACGTCCAAACGCCCTGTAGGGGCGTCCCTTGTGGGCGCCCGCTTTCTCCTCGTCGCCGCAAGCCGGCCTCTCTCTTGAAGAGATCCTCGCGAAACCACTTCGTCATTCCGGCGAAAGCCGGAATCCAGTCCGGTCAGGTCTGGAGGCGTTGGACCCTTGCCCGGTGGCCCGCGCAGGCTCCGACGGGGCAGGCTTCAAACCTGCCCCTGCCAACCTACGATCCCCCCGCGAACCACACCTCCACCCAGGTGCTCACGAACAGCGACCCGTCCGCCTCGCTCACGTCTCGCACCTCGATGCGCAGGCGTCCCGGCGCGGTCGTCCCCGTCACGGCGATCGACCGCGCAAACGTGCCCGGCCCGTCGAGATCGCCTTCCACCGTGATATAGCTCTCGCCCACCACCGTTCCGGCCTCGTCGTAGATGCGATATGTCAGGTTCTTCTCGAACGGCATCACGCTGATCCGCCCGCGAACCTCGATCTCCGTGCCCACCGTCGCGCCGCTCAGCGGCGCCTCCAGCACCAGCTCGCGCACCGGGCGGTCCATTTCCTCATCCGGCTGTGCGCCGTACATCGACGGAGTGGCCTCCAGGACCACCAGCACATTCGTCCGAGCCACCGCCGAACCGGCGCCTGCGTCCACGATCTCGATGCGTCCCGGTACACCCTCGCCCGCGATGAACTCCACCGGCGCGGCGAACGTCCCCAGAGAGCCCTCGAAGCCCTCGACCGGCAGCGTGCCCATGCCGATCACCCCGCCGCGAGCGTCATAGACCAGGTAGCGAAGGCCGTCGCCCGAAGGGCGCATGGTCGTCGTACCTCGAACCTCGAACCCGCTAGCAACGGTCTCGCCCGGCAGTGGGGACTCGACCACCAACGCCCGCCGCTCCGCCAGCTTGCCGTCCCGCAGAGCGAAGTCACGAGTGATTTCGAGCGTCGGGCAGCACAGTCCATCGCCGGCGCGGTGTGTCACCGTCTCGGCGACGATCCGTCCGCCGGCGATCGTCAGGCTCCGCACCGGCACCCGGTCTCCCAGGTACGTCCGCGCCGCCTGCACCGGCTCACCGTCCCGATCGAGTACGGCGACCAGATGCTTGAACGTGCCGCTGCCGCCGCCGGAGGTAAAGAGAACCACGGCCGCATCGGCGATCCCATCGCCATCGAGGTCGCCAAAGGCGACCGTGTCGTTGTCGATGCCCGTGTAGTCCCGTTCCGTCGCGCCCTCGCCATAGGCGATCGATCCCTCGCCGTCCTCGAGCCGGATGGGGGTGTTTTCCTCACCGAGAAGCGGCAGGCGGTATTCGGCGTTCCGCAGCTGCTCCAGCGTCAGCCGCTGCGTAGTCATGGTGGAAGCTATTGGGGATTCCCAATCGAAACGCTCGCTGTTCGGCCGCTGCTGCAATCCCTCCGGACCGTTAATCCAGGTGCGCGAACCGTCGGTGAACCCGGTCCAGTTATCGGACTTGCGCCAGATCAGCTCTCCGTTGCTCGTGGATTGCCGCGTCGTACCCGTTTCCGGATCGTGCCGCTCGTCCTCCAGGCAGTCGCCCACCACGTCCGGAATCAGGTCGCGCAGCGCCTTGAACCCCAGTTGAAACGAACAGTCCTGGGCCACAACCGGCTGAAACGAGAACAGCAGGGCGATCAGGGCCACCGCCAGCAAGAGCCTAGTCTTCATCGATCAGGCCTTCCCGCTCGTCCATGAGCGACGACTTGAAGGGATGCCTACGTTAGCAGCGTCCGGCTCAGGCCGCTGAGGACCTGCCCGACGACGAGATTGATCAGCCGTCCCTTGCGATAGAACACTCTGCGCACCTGGCAGCCGTTGAGGTGGGCGTGGGCGCCGCGGAGGCCCGTCCAGCCTCATACTCGCCGTGCGGCGGAGTCGTACTACACTGTGTGACGCCAGCATACGGACGAGGCGACCAGTGCGATGAGCCGGCATCTGTCGGTACGCGTGGGCGATGACCTGTTCGAGCAGTTGGAGACCCAGAGCCGGAGAAGCGGGCAGTCACGATCGGCGGTCGCCAAGCAGTTGCTCGATGAGGGCCTGCGCATGGAGCAACATCCCGGGATCGTCTTCCGCTCGGGCCCCGGGGGGCGCCGCCCGGGATTGATCGGCGGTCCGGACGTGTGGGAGGTGGTCGGCGCGCTTCGCGGAGCGGATGGCGGCGATATCGACAGTCTGGCAAGCATTGGCGAGCGGACCGGACTGACCGCCGATCAGGTGGGAACTGCCCTGCGCTACTACGCCGACTACACCGACGAAGTCGCCGCCTGGATTCGGCGAGTCGAGGAAGAGGCTGAACGAGCCGAGGCCCGCTGGCGACGGGAGCAAGCGCTGCTCGGCAGGTGAAGCTGCTGCTCGACGAGATGTGGGCGCCCGCGATCGCCGAGGCGCTGCGGGACCGCGGGCATGAGGTTGTGGCCGTGGCCGAACGGCGCGACCTTCGAGGCATGTCCGATGCGGCAATCTTCGATGCGGCGCAGGCGGAATCTTGGGTGATCGTGACGGAAAACGTCGTGGACTATCGACCGCTCGCGGCAGCCGCCATGCGCGCCGGTCGTGCCTCGCCGGCGCTCATTTACACCAGCAACCGAGCCTATCCGCGAGCCAATCGGCGGACGGCCGGGCGGCTGGTGGCGGCTCTGGACGCCTTGCTTACGACACGCGACGCGGTCGAGAGCGAGCACTGGCTCGAATAGCCAGGGATTGAGCCGGGGCTACGAAAGCGTCGAATCGCAGCCGATCATCCGACCACCAGGTTGATCAACCGCCCCTCGCGGTAAAAGACCCTGCGCACTTGGCGGCCGTTCAGATGGGCCTGGGCGCGCTCGCTGGCCAGCGCCAGTTCGCGCGCGCCGTTTTCGTCGATGGTCACCGGCGCCTCGATGCGGTCGCGCACCTTGCCGTTCACCTGCACCACTAGGGTGAAGGTCTCATCCGCCGCCAGGTCCGGGTCCCACTCCGGCCAGGGCTGCAGGTGGATGCTCTCCGTGTGACCGGTGCGCTCCCACAGCTCCTCGGCCATGAACACCGCGCTGGGCGCCAGCAGCACCAGGAAGGTCTCGATCGTCTCGGTCCAGATGGGCCGGGCGCGGAGCTCCTCGTCGCCCACCTCGACCAGGAAGTTCGTGAACTCCATCAGCGCCGCGATCATGGTGTTGAACTTGAGCCCGTCGATGTCCTGGCTCACGCGGCGGATTGTCTGGTGCAGGCGGCGGCGCAGCTCGACCTCGACATCGGCATATGCCGCGCGCCGCCGCTCGGTGTCGCCCACCGGCTGGTCGAGCACCACGTTCCAGACGCGGCCTAGCCAGCGCGAGACTCCCACCCGCCCCTGCTCGCTCCAGGGCAGCGTGCGATCGAACGGTCCAATGAACAGGACGTAGCAGCGCAGCGCGTCGCCGCCCGCGGCGGCGGCAACGTCGTCGGGTGACACGACGTTGCGCCAGGACTTGGACATCCGGGTCACGCGGAACTCGACCAAGGCCTGGCCGTTGCGCTGCGCGCGCTCGCCGGTCAGCTCGAAGCGGGCCTCCAGGGGAAAGCGGCGGAACGGCTGTGCCGACTCGGGGTGCTCGTAGGCGTCGGCCCCGTCGGCCGCGCCGATGCGCGCGCCGCCCTGGCTGTCGATCCGCAGGGCGGCCTCGTCCACCCAACCGCCCTGGGCCAGCAAGATGCCCTGGTGGCGCAGGGCCTTGAATGGCTCGGTGAGATCCACCACTCCGGCGTCGCGCAAGGCCTTGGTCCAGAAGCGGGCGTAGAGCAGGTGCATCACGCTGTGCTCGGCCCCGCCGACGTAGAGGTCCACCGGCATCCAGCGCCGGATCGCGTCGAGATCGAAGGCCTGGTCCTGCTGGTCCGGGCTGCAGAAGCGCAGGAAATACCAGCTCGAGCAGGCAAAGCCGCCCAGGGTGTCGGTTTCGCGCCGCCCCGCGCCGCCGCAGGACGGGCAGGCGGTGTTGACCCAGTCCTCGGCGGCATCGAGGGGCGCGCGCCCGCCCAGCTGCTGCGGGTCGATCTGGTCGAGATGCGGCAGCAGCACCGGCAGCTCGTCTTCCGGCACGGGGACCTCGCCGCAGTGGTCGCAGTGCACGATCGGGATCGGCGTGCCCCAGTACCGCTGGCGCGAAATCAGCCAGTCGCGCAGCTTGTAGTTGATGGCGAAATCGCCGGCGCCTTGGTCGCGCAGCCACTCCGTGACGGCACGGATGCCCTCGCCTGAGGGCAGGCCGTTGAACCGGCCCGAGTTGACCATCGCACCTTCACCCAGGAAGGCCTCGGTCAGCGCCTCGCCTTCCCATTCGGGGGGAGTGATGACGGTGCGGATCTCGATGCCGTAGCGCGTGGCGAAATCGAAGTCGCGCTGGTCGTGGGCCGGCACCGCCATGATGGCGCCCGAGCCGTAGGACATCAGCACGTAGTCGGCGATCCAGATAGGCAGGCGCTCGCCGTTGACCGGGTTGACCGCGTAGCCGCCGGTGAACACGCCCGTCTTGTCGTCGTCCAGCGCCACCCGCTCCAGCTCGGCCTTCCGCGCCGCGGCGGCCACGTAGGCAGTCACCTCGTCGGCGCGCTCCGGCGTGGTGACCTCGGCCACCAGCGGGTGCTCCGGCGCCAGAACCATGAAGGTGGCGCCGAACAGCGTGTCCGGCCGCGTGGTGAAGACCGGCATCTCGTCCCCGGCCTCGGTGGTGAACACCACGTCGGCGCCCTCGCTGCGGCCTATCCAGTTCACCTGCGCGCTGCAGGTTTCGTCAGGCCAATCCAGCCCTTCCAAGTCTTCGATCAGCTGGTCGGCGTAGTCGGTGATCTTGAAGAACCACTGCGTCAGCTCGCGCTGGCTGATGTCGGTGTGGCCGCGCCAGTCGGTGCCGTCGGCGTTGACCTCTTCGTTCGCCAGCGCGCCGCAGATCGGGCACCACCACTGCATGCCGGTGGCGCGATAGGCCAGCCCGCGCTCGTAGAGCTTGAGGAACATCCACTGGGTCCAGCGGTAGTACTCGGGATGCGTGGAGTTGATCTCCCGCGCCCAGTCGAAGGACGCGCCCGCTAGGTCCAGTTGCCGCTTGTAGTTGGCGCTCCACTCGCGCGTCAGATCGGCCGGGTGGCGCCCGGTCTCGATGGCGGCGTTCTCGGTGGGCAGGCCGAAGGCGTCCCAGCCCATGGGGTGCAGCACGTCGTAGCCCCGCATGCGCATCACGCGCGACAGCACGTCCGTGGGCACATAGTTGCGCAGGTGACCCACGCTGATGCCGTCCCCCGAGGGATAGGGGAAGAAATCCAGGCAGTAAAACGTGGGCCGATCCGAGGGCTCGGGCGTGCGGTAGAGGTCCTGCTCGGCCCAGCGCGCACGCCATTTGGGATCGATTTCGGCGGGAGAAAACTCGACAGTCACGGGTGCCTGCGGCGGATGGACGCGGACTTCATTCTAGGGCAGTCGGCGGTCGATGGTCCGGTAGGGGCAGGTTTCAAACCTGCCCGTTCGGGTGATGCGGTGTCTGGCGGGCGCCGGTCCGGTCCCCTCTCCCTCTGGGAGAGGGTTAGGGTGAGGGCGCCGGTCAAGGGCATCTAGTTCGCCGCCGGCAACTCAATCCGAAACGTCGAGCCCTCGCCCGGCGTGCTCGTCGCCGTCAGGCGGCCGTCCATGGCCTCGATCAGAGCCCGCGCAATCGCCAGACCGAGCCCGCTGCCGCGGGTCTTGCGGCCCGAGGCGTCCGTGCCGCGGTAGAACCGGTCGAAGATGTGCGGCAGGTCCTCGGCGGGGATGCCCTCGCCCGTATCCGTAACCTCGATCCAGCCGGCCCCTTCGTCCTGCGTGCCCGAGCGAACGCAGATCGCGCCGCCCGACGGCGTGTGGCGCACCGCGTTGTCGAGCAGATTGGCCAGCACCTGGCGCAGCCGCGCCTCGTCGGCCCGGGTCGTGCCCGGCGAAGACTCCGACTCCAGTGCCACGCCTTTGGCCTGCGCCTGGCTCCGCATCGCCGAGGCCGCGTCATTGAGCACGCGATCGAGGGAAACTTGCTCAATCGAGAGGTCCAGCTTGCCTACGTCCGCCAGTGAGAGATCGCGAATGTCTTCGACCAACCGGTGCAGCCCCTCGGCGCGGTCCAGCGTCGACCGCAGCGTCTCGTCCGAGCGGTCGTAGACGCCGTCCAGCATGGCCTGAAGATTGCCCTCGATCACGGTCACCGGCGTGCGCAGCTCGTGGGCGATATCGGCAAACAGGTTGCGGCGCGCGGCCTCCTGGGCCTGCAAGCCGGCCGCCATGTCGTCGAAGGCCGCGCCGACGGTGGCCAGTTCGTCCCGGCCGGCAAGCCCGCTGCGCGAGCGCAGATCGCCTGACGCCACGCCGCGCGCCGCCGCCGTCAGCCGCCGCAGCGGCCGGGTGATGCCGGCAGCGATGACAACACCGACCATGAGCGCCACGCCCACGGCGATTGCCAGGCCAATCAGCAACGACCGCACCGTCTCGTTGATGAAGGCTCGTTCCAGCACGGCGCGAGCGTCGGATCCGATGGGCAACGGCCCCGCCGGGCCCAGCGCTTGGGGCATGTGCAACTGGCCGATTTCTCGGCCCGCCGCTACTAGCGGCGTCGCCGGCCAGGCGGCGATGGCCAAGCGGGATCGGATGCCGCCTGGGCCCCAGACCAAGTCGCCCTCGGTGTCCACCACCGCCAGCGGCAACCCGCGCGGCTGGCCTCGGGAAAACACCTCGCGCGCCGCCTTCCGAAGATCGCCCGTGCGCTCGTAGGCCGCCGCGAGCCGGTCGGCCGTATGCTCGGCTTCGTGGTGGCGAACGTCTGACGCGAACCTCTCGAACCGGCTGGCCGTCGTCAGTCCCACCACCAGCGCGGCTGTGCCCACGGCCACCGCCGCCACCGCCACGAAGGCCAGCACCAGCCGCAGCGACAGCCGCATGGCTACGTGTCGCCCAGCCGGTAGCCGACCCCGGTGACGGTCACGACGTAGCGCGGCTCGCCGGGATCGGGTTCCACCTTGCGCCGCAGGTTGCGGATGTGGCTGTCGATCGAGCGCTCCAATGTGATGCTGTCCGGGCCCGCCACCGCGTCCAACAGGTCCGCGCGTGACAGCACCCGTCCGTCGGCACGCGCCAGCGTCGCCAGCAGATCGAATTCGGTGCGCGTCAGCGCCAGCAGATTTCCGTCGCGCCTGACCTGGCGGCGGTCGACGTCGATTTCCAGCGAGCCCACGCGCGTGGACGCGGCGACCGGCTCCGCTTGCGCTCGCCGCAGGATCGTATGCACGCGGGCCACCAGCTCACGCGGGTGAAACGGCTTCGTCACGTAGTCGTCGGCGCCCAACTCGAGGCCCAGCACGCGGTCCGTCACCTCATCTCGCGCCGTCAGCAGCACCACGGGCCGCGGTCCGCGTTCCCGGATCGTGCGCAGCACGTCGAGGCCGCCGATGCCCGGAAGCATCAAATCCAGCACCACGATGTCGGGCTGCTGCGTGGCCTCGTGCATCAGGGCGGTCTCGCCGTCCTCCGCCGTGATGACCTCCATGCCTTCGCGGCGGAGGTAGGCGCTCACCAGGCGGCGAATGTCGGGGTCGTCGTCCACCACGAGGACGCGCTGGTGTTTCACGGACAGTCTCCCGGAATCGTCACGGCGGCGGGAGCCGGCCGCCGACCGGCTCCCGCACACCGTACGCCTGGGGGAGGCTACAGAGCCAGCCGGCTCGCACTGGCGTCCGCCGGTGTCGATTTGGAGGAGTGGCAGCCGCCGTGCTTGCCGCCGGACTTCCCGTGGCCGAAGCCGCGGCCCCAGCCGTGACCCCGCCCCGGCTCGTCGGTGTTGGTCACGATGGATTCCACGCGATCCGCCAGCCCGTCCTTCATGGTCTGGGCGCGCTCCTCGCTCAGGCGTCCGGACTCGACCGCCGCGTCAATTGCCGCCGTTGCGCGGGAAACAAGCTCGGCAATGTAGGCGTCCTTGGTCACGCCGTTGGCCTCGCCGATGTCCGCCAGCGACGTACCCTCGACCCGGCCCGCACGGATCTCCTCGACCGAGAGGCCCGACAGCTCGCTGAGCACGACGACCGGCGACGGCTTGCCGTCGAGCTTGACGGCCCAACCGCGGCTCCGGCCGTGCCAGCCGGCCTCACTGGTGACCATGGCCGTCACCTTGTCGGTGAGACCCTCTTTGATCTCCGCGGCGCGATCGTCGGAGAGCTTGCCGTCGGCGACCGCGTCATCGATCGCCGTTGTGGCGGCCTCCACCACCGCCCCCACGTAGTCGTCGGTCGTGACGTCATTGGCCTCCGCGATGTCGGCCAGCGAGTCGCCGCTCTGCCGCGCGCCGCGGATTTCCTCGACCGAAACACCAGTCAGGTCGCTCAGGATCTCTACTGGTGAGACCCGCTTGCCGCCAAACCCGCCGCCCCCGTGCGCCAGCGCGAGGCTCACGGCCACCACCGACACCATGGCGGCGCCCGCTGCGGCGAGCGCCAGTTTCCTCCACCGACCCATCCACATCCTCCTTGCCGTCAGGCGAGGGCATCTGTTCACGAGATTGACGATAGAAACGGCCTGTCAACCCGCCCCGCAGACGCAATGCAGAGCGTGTGCAGTTTTCGGAGCCGTATTCCCGCCGCGCTGATCGGCCGGACGTAGGGGCGGTTCGCGAACCGCCCCCGCACCCGCGCCCGTTCGCTAGCAACCCTCAGTCGCGGGCGGTGGCCTCGGCTGCCGCGCGCTCGGGAGTGGAACTCGGCTGCTCGCCGGCCGCGTGCATCCCCGCCGCCGTGAGTCCCCACAGCTGGCGGCCCCACAGCGCCACGAACACCCCCACGCACAAGCTCAGGCTGCCGCCGATCGCCATGGCCACGGGCGTTCCCAGACGCTCGGCGGTCGCCGACAACGGCAGCAGGCCAAGCGGCATCAATCCCCAGTTGATCATCCACACCGCCATCACGCGCCCGCGCATATGCGCCGGCACCAGCAGCTGCACGATGGTCTGGGACAGCGCCATGTGAATTCCCTGAAACATGCCGACGCACGCCAGGACGAGCGCCACGAACGGGAGGAACCGCGTGAACGACAGGACCACGTACAACGCGCCGTTGATGACGATGGCGGCAATGGCCAGCCGGCCGGGACGGCGGACTTCCGGCGCCGCGACCAGGGCCAGTGCCCCGAGCACCGCGCCCGCACCCAGCGCGCTGGTTACCAGGCCCAGGTCTTGCACGCCGGCCTGCAGGTCCTGCTTCACGAAGGCCGGCAAGAGCATCGTGAGCGGGTAGCTGAACAACGCCGGCGCCAGGGTGAGCACCATGAGCGAGCGGATGGGCCCGTGACTCAGTACGTAGACGAATCCGGCGCGCAGGATCGCCACCGGCGATCCCTGCGCGCGCGGGCGCTGCTCGTCGGCGTCGATGCGCCGCACGTTCAGGATGCTCCAGATGTAGCCGCCGACCATGGTGAAATAGGCCGCCGCGATGCCGGCCGCGCCGACGATCAGGCCGGCCAGCGCGGGGCCG
Encoded proteins:
- a CDS encoding HAMP domain-containing sensor histidine kinase; this translates as MRLSLRLVLAFVAVAAVAVGTAALVVGLTTASRFERFASDVRHHEAEHTADRLAAAYERTGDLRKAAREVFSRGQPRGLPLAVVDTEGDLVWGPGGIRSRLAIAAWPATPLVAAGREIGQLHMPQALGPAGPLPIGSDARAVLERAFINETVRSLLIGLAIAVGVALMVGVVIAAGITRPLRRLTAAARGVASGDLRSRSGLAGRDELATVGAAFDDMAAGLQAQEAARRNLFADIAHELRTPVTVIEGNLQAMLDGVYDRSDETLRSTLDRAEGLHRLVEDIRDLSLADVGKLDLSIEQVSLDRVLNDAASAMRSQAQAKGVALESESSPGTTRADEARLRQVLANLLDNAVRHTPSGGAICVRSGTQDEGAGWIEVTDTGEGIPAEDLPHIFDRFYRGTDASGRKTRGSGLGLAIARALIEAMDGRLTATSTPGEGSTFRIELPAAN
- a CDS encoding response regulator transcription factor — its product is MKHQRVLVVDDDPDIRRLVSAYLRREGMEVITAEDGETALMHEATQQPDIVVLDLMLPGIGGLDVLRTIRERGPRPVVLLTARDEVTDRVLGLELGADDYVTKPFHPRELVARVHTILRRAQAEPVAASTRVGSLEIDVDRRQVRRDGNLLALTRTEFDLLATLARADGRVLSRADLLDAVAGPDSITLERSIDSHIRNLRRKVEPDPGEPRYVVTVTGVGYRLGDT
- a CDS encoding DUF5615 family PIN-like protein encodes the protein MKLLLDEMWAPAIAEALRDRGHEVVAVAERRDLRGMSDAAIFDAAQAESWVIVTENVVDYRPLAAAAMRAGRASPALIYTSNRAYPRANRRTAGRLVAALDALLTTRDAVESEHWLE
- the leuS gene encoding leucine--tRNA ligase, with translation MTVEFSPAEIDPKWRARWAEQDLYRTPEPSDRPTFYCLDFFPYPSGDGISVGHLRNYVPTDVLSRVMRMRGYDVLHPMGWDAFGLPTENAAIETGRHPADLTREWSANYKRQLDLAGASFDWAREINSTHPEYYRWTQWMFLKLYERGLAYRATGMQWWCPICGALANEEVNADGTDWRGHTDISQRELTQWFFKITDYADQLIEDLEGLDWPDETCSAQVNWIGRSEGADVVFTTEAGDEMPVFTTRPDTLFGATFMVLAPEHPLVAEVTTPERADEVTAYVAAAARKAELERVALDDDKTGVFTGGYAVNPVNGERLPIWIADYVLMSYGSGAIMAVPAHDQRDFDFATRYGIEIRTVITPPEWEGEALTEAFLGEGAMVNSGRFNGLPSGEGIRAVTEWLRDQGAGDFAINYKLRDWLISRQRYWGTPIPIVHCDHCGEVPVPEDELPVLLPHLDQIDPQQLGGRAPLDAAEDWVNTACPSCGGAGRRETDTLGGFACSSWYFLRFCSPDQQDQAFDLDAIRRWMPVDLYVGGAEHSVMHLLYARFWTKALRDAGVVDLTEPFKALRHQGILLAQGGWVDEAALRIDSQGGARIGAADGADAYEHPESAQPFRRFPLEARFELTGERAQRNGQALVEFRVTRMSKSWRNVVSPDDVAAAAGGDALRCYVLFIGPFDRTLPWSEQGRVGVSRWLGRVWNVVLDQPVGDTERRRAAYADVEVELRRRLHQTIRRVSQDIDGLKFNTMIAALMEFTNFLVEVGDEELRARPIWTETIETFLVLLAPSAVFMAEELWERTGHTESIHLQPWPEWDPDLAADETFTLVVQVNGKVRDRIEAPVTIDENGARELALASERAQAHLNGRQVRRVFYREGRLINLVVG
- a CDS encoding MFS transporter, giving the protein MTRENAADPPVARPAALPRLWRATRERFLPSFAHPNFGRLWRANAGAMTAHFVQFLAQGWLVVELTNSPFTLGLLSFFMSLPMLVLSPVGGLLADRLSRPRLLMMAQSVNGLTALTIGALVATGAIAVWHLAISATLTGAMFALSVPARYALISEAVPRALVRNAVALNATTMNLARVIGPALAGLIVGAAGIAAAYFTMVGGYIWSILNVRRIDADEQRPRAQGSPVAILRAGFVYVLSHGPIRSLMVLTLAPALFSYPLTMLLPAFVKQDLQAGVQDLGLVTSALGAGAVLGALALVAAPEVRRPGRLAIAAIVINGALYVVLSFTRFLPFVALVLACVGMFQGIHMALSQTIVQLLVPAHMRGRVMAVWMINWGLMPLGLLPLSATAERLGTPVAMAIGGSLSLCVGVFVALWGRQLWGLTAAGMHAAGEQPSSTPERAAAEATARD
- a CDS encoding CopG family transcriptional regulator, which produces MSRHLSVRVGDDLFEQLETQSRRSGQSRSAVAKQLLDEGLRMEQHPGIVFRSGPGGRRPGLIGGPDVWEVVGALRGADGGDIDSLASIGERTGLTADQVGTALRYYADYTDEVAAWIRRVEEEAERAEARWRREQALLGR